Genomic window (Pyrus communis chromosome 13, drPyrComm1.1, whole genome shotgun sequence):
CAGTAGGTAATTAACTATTAACCTGTTATTCTTGCAGTTTAAGAAACTATTTCCACCAACAAAGTGGGCAGCTGAGTTCAATGCTGCGTTGACAGTGCCTTTCTTCCACTGGTTGGTTGGGCCTTCTGAGGTGATTATACTGTTTTACCAGACTCTATATATAGCATGAGTGTACATGTACTAATTTATGGGCAACTACCAGGTTGTAGAAGTTGAGATAGATGGGGTGAAGCAAAGAAGTGGAGTTCATATAAAGAAATGCAGGTGGTATTCTTTCATATTTCATTCTGTACAAATTGAAATTAGAATATAAATTTGTTTTCAAGTTAATTAAAATGCACATCAGTTGGAGACACGGGCATAGCCAAGTTGGCTAGAGCAATGTACTCTTCATTTCTGAACCCAATTTGAATCTATTTCTTCGTAGTTTACATTAGATTAGAATCTCGATGGAAAAACACACATACCAGTTTTTCATTTTGCAGAACTGCAATGTACGTGTACAGATTAAAACTAATGTGGTGAAGCAAAAACTGGTTTTCTGACTTTAACAGTCTTGCTTATCTAGGTACCTGGAGAACAGCGGGTGTGTTGGAATGTGTGTGAATATGTGCAAGTTTCCTACACAAGATTTCTTCACCAATGAATTCGGACTTCCCTTAACCATGATTCCAAGTATGTCTAATTCTTCCGATTGCAATTATGCTCGAAATTTGGGATATAAGGCTGAAATCTCTATACGAATTTGATCGAATACGTTCCAAGTGAAAAAGTAGCTTTCTGAATTGGATTTCCTTCTGCAGATTTCGAAGATATGAGCTGTGAAATGGTGTATGGCCAAGTTCCACCACCATTTGAAGACGATCCAGTCTCTAAACAACCATGTTTTACTGATATATGTAAGTTTGTACAGCTTATATATTATGTGATCAATGGAGATATATATTCCTGATTTCTAGCAATGCGTTTATCTGCAGGTTCCATTGCAAATCCCAGCTCCAGTGTTTGTCCAAAACTACAAAATTGAAAGATGTATGCTACTACTTTGTTCATTACCATACCCATGTAGTTCGAGAAACATGCTTTGGTTCAAGTACTATGTCACGGCCATGCTACAGTTCAACGGCAGCACATATCCTTTACGCACGTTGAACCTGGCGAAATGTGGAAGTTACAGTATGTTTATTAGTATGAAAATTCGATCTCATTACAGAAGGGAATTTGTTTGTAAATTTGAGAGGATGATATATCACTCGTTATAAGACTCTAGGCAGTGGCGAATCTAATGAAAGGGCCAGGGGGCACGTGCCCCTCTCTACCTTCTCCGATCGTCTTATAAACTACACATGCATATTGTTTTATTGATTATAATAATATTGACTAAAGACACAAATAAAAGAGCACTAAATGACAGGAATGTACGCTAAACACATGGTGGTATGAGTGCTCGACGAAATGGGTCATCGAAGAAAttggaggaaagaaaaa
Coding sequences:
- the LOC137713928 gene encoding beta-carotene isomerase D27, chloroplastic isoform X1; the encoded protein is MVVLSFQTVQFTTPKHLSLCKPSVSGCSIRCGIAEPSGEPAPMGQKTKYNDGFFERGFMTLFARKMMKFAAPAKLRTETKEKAWWEYDYESFVDVSKRVMQGRSRSQQQKVVREVLLSMLPPGAPEQFKKLFPPTKWAAEFNAALTVPFFHWLVGPSEVVEVEIDGVKQRSGVHIKKCRYLENSGCVGMCVNMCKFPTQDFFTNEFGLPLTMIPNFEDMSCEMVYGQVPPPFEDDPVSKQPCFTDISMRLSAGSIANPSSSVCPKLQN
- the LOC137713928 gene encoding beta-carotene isomerase D27, chloroplastic isoform X2 — encoded protein: MVVLSFQTVQFTTPKHLSLCKPSVSGCSIRCGIAEPSGEPAPMGQKTKYNDGFFERGFMTLFARKMMKFAAPAKLRTETKEKAWWEYDYESFVDVSKRVMQGRSRSQQQKVVREVLLSMLPPGAPEQFKKLFPPTKWAAEFNAALTVPFFHWLVGPSEVVEVEIDGVKQRSGVHIKKCRYLENSGCVGMCVNMCKFPTQDFFTNEFGLPLTMIPNFEDMSCEMVYGQVPPPFEDDPVSKQPCFTDICSIANPSSSVCPKLQN